The nucleotide window CTCGATGCGGTAGAGACCGGCGTTCTCGTCCCCGCCGAACCAGGCGGTGCCGTAGTCCAGGACGTACAGCGCGCCGTCCGGGCCGAAGGCCATGTCCATGACCTGGGTGCCGGTCCACGGGACCGGGCTGACCGACTGGACCGTGCCGTCGCTGTCGTGCTCGATGCGCTTGATCCAGCGCCGGCCGAACTCCCCGGCGAAGAAGTCACCGTCGTACGCCTCGGGGAACTTCACCGGAGAGTCGAGGTCCGGGTCGTAGTGGTAGACGGGCCCGCCCATCGGGGACTCTGAGCCGCTGCCGAACTCGGGGAGGGAGTCACCGTCGTACGGAATCCAGGCGGCCTCCGCCGGTGGCAGGTCGACCAGTCCGGTGTTGTGCCGCGAGGTGTTCTTCGGTGCGGCGCAGTCGAAGGCCGCGCCGGAGGTCTTGGTGGCGAAGTCGTAGTCGATGTAGGCGTCGTTGTCGCCCGTGCAGAACGGCCAGCCGAAGTTGCCGGGCTTCGTCACCCGGGCGAACTCGACCTGTCCGGCCGGTCCGCGCGCAGGGTCCGCGGCACCGGCGTCGGGGCCGTAGTCGCCGACATAGAGGATGCCGGTCGCCTTGTCGACGGAGAAGCGGAACGGGTTGCGGAAGCCCATCGCGTAGATCTCGGGCCGCGTCCTGTCCGTACCGGGTGCGAAGAGGTTGCCCTCGGGCACGGTGTACGAGCCGTCCGCGGCGACCTTGATCCGGAGGATCTTGCCGCGCAGGTCGTTGGTGTTGCCGGAGGTGCGCCGGGCGTCGTACGCCGGGTTGCGGCCCGGGCTCTCGTCGATGGGCGTGAAGCCGTCCGAGGAGAACGGGTTGGAGTCGTCGCCCGTCGACAGGTAGAGGTTGCCCTGCGCGTCGAAGTCGATGTCGCCGCCCACGTGGCAGCAGATCCCGCGGGTGGCGGGGACGTCGATGATCTTCTTCTCGCTGGCGTTGTCGAGGGTGCCGTCCGCGTTCAGCACGAAGCGCGAAAGCCTGTTCACTCCGTCGAACTCGGCGAACTCGGCGGCCGTTCCGTTGGCCGGTGCGTCACCGGCGGGAGTGTCGAGCGGGGGCGCGTAGTAGAGGTAGATCGCCCGGTTCTCGCTGAAGTCCGGATCGATGCCGATGCCCTGGAGACCCTCCTCGTCGTGGGAGTAGACGGGGATGGTGCCGGCGATCCGGGTGTTGCCCGCGCTGTCGGTGATACGGAGCTCGCCGCTGCGCGAGGTGTGCAGGACGCTGCGGTCGGGGAGGACGGCGAGCGACATGGGCTCGCCCGTCTCGGCCCCGCCCTTGGCGAGGGTGACCTGCTGGAAGTCCTCGGCGGCGGCCGCTGTGCCGGCGGAGTCGTCGGTGCGGGGCCCGGCCGAGGCGCCTGGGGCGGCTCCGAGGGCGAGCGTCGTCGCGGTGAGCAGACCACCGGTCAGCAGGGCGAGGGACTTGACGAATCCGGTGTGCTGTCGGCCGCGATACGGGGTTCGGGTTCTGTGCACGAGTGTCCTCCGGAGAGTGCCGGTTTTACTGGCGGGTGATGCCGTGGCCGTGCAGCGCGGGGACTGCCGCGCACGTCAGTGGGGCCGGACGGGCCCCGCCGACGCGAGTCGTGTCGTGTACACCAATGGGACGGTAGACCTGTTCGTCCTGGACGGAAAGCCCTTGTGCGGTGAGGAGTTGAACTTCTTCCCGCGGCGGGACAAAGCTGGCTCCGGGCAGCGCGGAGCGCCCCATCGGGCTCGGCCCGGACCTCGTCCTCGCACGCCGGGGCGCCTCCCAGCGCCTCCGGCGTCCGAGGAAGGGGGTGCGGGGGCGCAGGCCCGGGAGTGGGTGGGCGCGCCCCCGGGCGCCTCAGTCCGCGCTGCCGAACGCCGCGTCGAACGACGACGCCGGCGGGTCGAAGTCGAACCGCTTCAGGGAGGCCAGCGCCTCCGGCGCTCCCGTCAGCCGGTCCATCCCGGCGTCCTCCCACTCCACGGAGATCGGCCCCTCGTACCCGATGGAACGCAGCATCCGGAAGACGTCCTCCCACGGCACGTCACCATGACCGGCCGACACGAAGTCCCAGCCGCGCCGGGGATCGCCCCAGGGCAGATGTGAGCCGAGCCGGCCGTTGCGTCCGTCGAGGCGCTTACGCGCCTCCTTGCAGTCCACGTGGTAGATCCGGTCCCGGAAGTCGTACAGGAACCCCACCGGATCGAGGTCCTGCCACACGAAGTGGCTCGGGTCGAAGTTCAGCCCGAACGCGGGCCGGTGGTCAACCGCCTCCAGGGCACGCTTCGTCGTCCAGTAGTCGTAGGCGATCTCGCTGGGGTGCACCTCGTGGGCGAAGCGCACCCCCTCCGCGTCGAAGACGTCGAGGATCGGGTTCCAGCGCTCGGCGAAGTCCTCGTAACCGCGCTCGATCATGTGAGGCGGCACCGGCGGGAACATCGCGACCAGGTGCCAGATGGACGATCCGGTGAAGCCGATGACGGTCTCCACCCCGAAGGCCGCGGCGGCACGTGCGGTGTTCCTCATCTCCTCCGCCGCCCGCCTCCGTACTCCTTCGGGCTCGCCGTCGCCCCAGATCCTGACGGGCAGGATCGCCTGGTGGCGCTCGTCGATCGGGTTGTCGCAGACGGCCTGCCCGACCAGGTGGTTGGAGATCGCGTAGCAGGTGAGCCCGTACTTTCCGAGCAGCTCGTGCCGCCCGTCCAGGTATCCAGGATCGGTGAGTGCCTTGTCGACCTCGAAGTGGTCGCCCCAGCAGGCGAGTTCGAGACCGTCGTAGCCGAAGTCCCTGGCGTGCCGGCAGACCTCCTCCAGCGGCAGGTCGGCCCACTGACCGGTGAAGAGCGTGAAGGGACGGGGCATGCGCAGGACCTCCTAGAACGGGACCGTGGTGTGGACGGAGTTCTTCTCGGCGCTCTCCTCGACGGCGGCGAGCACCCGCTGCACCTGGAGCCCGTCGGCGAAGGACGGCATGGGCGCCGACCCCGTGGCGATCGTGCGCACGACGTCCGCGGCCTGGTGGACGAAGGTGTGCTCGTAGCCGAGGCCGTGGCCCGGCGGCCACCACGCCTCCAGATAGGGGTGCTCGGGTTCGGTGACGAGGATCCGCCGGAATCCCGCGGTGACCGCCGGTTCGGTGTGGTCGTGGAAGGAGAGTTCGTTGAGCCGTTCCAGATCGAAGGCGAGCGAGCCGCGCTCTCCGTTGATCTCCAGGCGCAGCGCGTTCTTGCGGCCCGCCGCCATCCGGGTCGCCTCGAAGGAGGCCAGGGCCCCGGAGGCGAGGCGGCCGGTGAACAGGGTCGCGTCGTCGACGGTGACCTCCCCCCGTGCGGTGCCGTCCGCCGCCCCCGAGAGCCCGGCGCCGGGCCCGGCGAGCGCGGGCCGGCTCCGTACGAAGGTCTCGCTGACCGCCGACACCCCGACCAGCCGTTCCCCCGTGAGGTACTGGGCGAGGTCCACGATGTGCGCCCCCAGATCGCCCAGCGCGCCCGACCCCGCGTGCTCGCGCTTGAGCCGCCAGGTGAGGGGCGATTCCGGATCGACCAGCCAGTCCTGGAGGTAGGTGGCCCGTACGTGCCGCAGGGCACCGAGCCGGCCCTCGGCGATCAGGGTGCGGGCGTAGGTGATCGCGGGCACCTTACGGTAGTTGAACCCCACGATGGCCACCTGTCCCCGTGCGGCGGCCCGTTCCGCGGCCGCCACCATGGCCTCCGCCTCGGCGACGGTGTTGGCGAGCGGCTTCTCGCACAGCACGTGCTTGCCCGCCTCCAGGGCGGCGATGGCGATCTCCGCGTGGCTGTCGCCGGGTGTGCAGATGTCCACGAGCTGCACGTCGTCCCGGGCGATCAGGGCGCGCCAGTCGGTCTCGGCCGCCGCCCAGCCGTGCCGGGCGGCTGCGGCGTCGACCGCGGTCCGGTCGCGTCCGCAGATCGCCGCGAGAGCCGGCCGCATCGGCAGGTCGAAGACATGTCCTGCGGTACGCCACCCCTGGGAGTGGGCGGCGCCCATGAACGCGTATCCGACCATGCCGACGCCGAGCGTCGCCTGCCGCGGCGGCGCTGCGGCCCCCTGCTCCGTCTCTTCCCTACGGGACATCCGGGCTTCCTCCTCATCGGTCGTTCGGTGGGCACGGCAGAAGGGGCGGTCAGCTCCCTCCTACGGCCGGATCAGCTGAAGCCCGTCGGCAGGTACTGGTCGATGTTCTCCTTGGTGACCACGGCCGAGTAGAGGGTGAGCGAGGTCGGGATCTCCATCTCGGAGAGACCTCCGATGCCCTTGCTCTGACCGAGGGCGCGCGCCAGGTCGATGGCGGACGCGGCCATCGTCGGCGGGTACAGGACGGTGGCCTTCAGGACACTGTTGTCGGCCTTGATGGCGTCCATCGCCGACTTGGCACCGGCGCCGCCGACCATGATGAACTCGTCGCGGCCCGCCTGCTGAATGGCGCGCAGCGCACCCACGCCCTGGTCGTCGTCGTGGTTCCACAGCGCGTCGATCTTCTTCTGCGCCTGGAGGAGCTGGGCCATCTTCGCCTGCCCCGACTCGACAGTGAAGTCGGCTGCCTGACGGGCCACCAGCTCGACGTTGGAGTAGTTCTTGAGCGCGTCGGCGAAGCCCTGGCTGCGCTGTTTGGTGAGTTCCAGGCTGTCGATGCCCGCGAGTTCGACGACCTTGGCGTTCGACTTGCCCTTGAGCTGCTCGCCGATGTAGTGACCGGCGTTCAGACCCATTCCGTAGTTGTCACCGCCGACCCAGCAGCGGTACGCCTGAGGGGAGGCGAAGATGCGGTCGAGGTTGATGACGGGGATGCCCGCCTTCATCGCTTCGAGGCCGACCTGGGTGAGCGCCTTGCCGTCCGCGGGAAGGATGACGAGGACGTCGACCTTCTTGTTGATGAGGGTCTTGACCTGGCCGATCTGCACGGCCGTGTCGTTGGACCCCTCGGTGATCTCCAGGGTCACTTCGGAGTACTTCTCGGCCCGCGACTTGGCGTTGACGTTGATCGCGTTGAGCCAGCCGTGGTCGGCCTGAGGACCGGCGAAGCCGATGGTGACGGGCTTGCCCGGCTTGTCGTCGGCGGCGGGCTGGTCGCTCCGGGCGGTCGCGTTGCCGGTGGACTTCGGCTCGTTGCTGGTGCAGGCGGTGAGGAGGGCGCCCGCGGAGACGGCTGCGGTGCCGAAGAGCAGTCCTCTGCGGCTGGTTTCTGGCATGGCTGTCTAACCCTTCATCCGGTGCGGTGCATACGGAACAGCGGGGTGGTGGTGGGGAGGAGCGAGGGATCAGGTCTCTCCGTTGCGCAGCGTGCGGCGCTGGACCAGGACGGCGGCGACGATGATCGCGCCCTTGGCGATCTGCTGGACATCGCTCTGCAGGTTGTTGAGCGCGAAGATGTTGGTGATCGTGGTGAAGACGAGCACACCCAGCACGGAGCCGACGATGGTGCCGCGCCCGCCGCTGAGGAGGGTGCCGCCGATGATGGCCGCGGCGATGGCGTCGAGCTCGTAGAGGTTGCCGTTGGTGTTCTGTCCCGAACCGGACAGGATGATCAGCATGAACGCGGCGATGCCGCAGCAGAGTCCGGAGAGCAGATACAGGTAGAGGCGCTGGCGGCGGACGTCGATGCCGGCCAGCCGGGCCGCTTCCGCGTTGCCGCCGACTGCGACCGTACGCCGTCCGAAGGTCGTCCGGTTCAGGATCAGCCAGCCGGCGACGGTGACCGCCGCGAAGACCAGGACCAGCGGCGGTATCCCCAGGATGTAGGAGTCGGGGAGGCCCAGGTCGAGGACGGACCGCACGGTGACGATCTGCGTCTTGCCGTCGGTGATCTGGAGGGCCAGCCCGCGGGCCGACGCGAGCATGGCGAGCGTCGCGATGAACGGGACCATCCCGCCGTACGCGACGAGGACCCCGTTGACGAGTCCTGCCGCGAGTCCGACGATCACGGCGGTGAAGAGGATGCCCGCGAAGCCGTACTCCTGGGTGGCGAGTGTCGTCGCCCAGACGGAGGCGAGCGCCACCATCGCACCGACCGACAGGTCTATGCCGCCACTGGTGATGACGAAGGTCATGCCGACGGTGACGACTCCGATGACGGACGCCTGCGTCAGGATCAGCTGAAGGTTCCCGGTGTCCAGGAAGGCTTCGGGTTCGGTGATACCGCCGACGGCGATCAGTACGGCGAGCACACCGAGGAGCGACAGGTTGCGGACGTCGGCGCGCAGACCGAAGACCCGCGGTCCGCCTCCTCCCTCCTTCTTCGAGGGCGGGGCGGCGGCCGGGCCGGTCAGGACCCCCTTGTCCGGCCCGTTGTGCTGCGCCGACGAGACGGGCTGCGTCATGATGCCGGGCTCCCTTCCATCACGAGATCGAGTACGCGGTGCTCGTCGAGCTCCTGCGCGTCGGCCGCGTGCACGACGCGGCCCTCGCGGAGCACCAGCACCCGGTCGGCGAGGCCCAGCACTTCGGGTACCTCACTGGAGACGAGCAGTACGGCAAGGCCGTCGTCGGCCAGCCGGCGGATCACGGCGTACAGCTCGGCGCGGGCGCCGACGTCGACACCGCGGGTGGGTTCGTCCAGGAGCAGGACCCGGCAGCCGCGCAGCAGCCAGCGGGCCAGGACCGCCTTCTGCTGGTTGCCGCCGGAGAGGGTACGGACGGCCGCGTCCGGGTTGTCGGGCCGCAGGGAGAGCTCCCGGGTGGCGGTCCTGGCAGCGGTCCGTTCGGCACCACGGTCGAGCCAGCCGGCCCGGGCGAAGCGCGAAAGTGAGGAGACGGAGACGTTACGGGTGACCGATTCGGTCAACAGGAGTGCCTGCGCCTTGCGTTCCTCCGGTGCCAGCCCGATTCCGGCGGCCACCGCGGCACGGACGCTACCGGGGCGAAGTGGCTTTCCGTCGACGGTGACCCGGCCCGTGGTGGGCCTGCGGGCGCCGAAGACGGTTTCCAGGATCTCGGAACGGCCGGAGCCGACGAGTCCGGCGAGGCCGACGATCTCACCGGGCCGCAGTTCGAGGTCGAGCGGTTCGAACTCCCCCTTCCTCGACAGCCCTTCGACGGTGAGGACCGGCTGGGCGTCGGCACGGCCCGCCGGAGTTCCGGTGCGCTCGGGGAAGACGTACTCGACGTTCCGCCCGGTCATCATGGCAACGATGTCGCGCGTGGGGGTGAACTTCGCGGGAAGTCCCACGGCCACGGCCCGGCCGTCCTTGAGTACGGTCACCCGGTCACCGATCCGGCGGATCTCCTCCAGCCGGTGGGAGATGTAGACGACGGCGACACCTTCGGCGGTGAGCCCGTCGACGATCCGGAAGAGGTTGTCCACCTCGTCCGGGTCGAGGGCGGCCGACGGTTCGTCCATCACGATGAGGCGTACGTCGTGCGAGAGCGCCCGTGCCATGGAGACGATCTGCTGCTGGGCGGCGGAGAGGTCGCCGACGGCGCGGGCGGGGTCGATCTCGGGGTGGCCGAGCCGTTTCAGGTGCTCGCCCGCCGCTGTACGGGCCTCGCGGGTGCGGACGACGAAGCCCGCGGTGGTCGGTTCGTGCCCGAGGAAGATGTTCTCGGCGACCGACAGCCCCTCCACCAGGTCGAGTTCCTGGTAGATGGTGGCGATCCCGAGGCGCATCGCGGCGATGGGCGATTTGAGCGCGACGGGTGCGCCGCGCCAGGTGATCTCTCCGCCGTCGGGCTGGTGGGCCCCGGCCAGCACCTTGATGAGGGTGGACTTTCCGGCGCCGTTCTGGCCGAGGAGGCAGTGGACTTCGCCGGCCAGCACTTCCAGGTCCACGCCGTCGAGGGCGCGCACTCCTGGGAAGGACTTGGTGATGCCGGACATGGTGAGCAGGGGGCGTTCGGGTACGTCTTGCGGTACTGATTCCGCTGCTGATGGCGGTTCTGGTGCCATGACAAATCCCCTCGGCGGGTGCTGGGGCCGGTGAGCGGGCAGGGCGAAGTACGAGAGGTACTGGAGGTGCGGAACGTGCTGGACGTGGGCCCTGTGCCGGACGTGGGCCCGGTGCGAGACCTGCGGCCGTACTGGACGTGCGGCCGTACTGGACGTGCGGTCGTACGACCGGCCCGGGAAATCAGGCCGGTGAGAACAGGTGGTCGCTGATGAGCCGGGCGGCACCGATCACTCCGGCGGCCGGCCCCAACTCCCCCAGGACGATCGGGAGGTTGCCGGTGGCGAGCGGCAGGGACTGCCGGTAGACCTGGGTCCGGACACTGGCGAGCAGATTGTGTCCGAGGCCGGTCACCCCGCCGCCGATCACCACGAGTCCGGGGTTGAAGAAGCTGACGAGTCCGGCGATGACCTGGCCGACCCTGTTGCCGCCCTCACGGATCAGGTCGAGGGCGGCGGCGTCACCGGCCGCCGCGGCGGCCGCGACGTCGACGGCGTTGAGTTTGCCGGCCGCTTCCAGCCGCGCCGCGAGTTCCGCGGACCGGCCCGAGCGCGCCGCGTCCTCCGCGTCGCGGGCGAGCGCCGCGCCACTGAAGTGGGCTTCCAGGCAGCCCCGGTTGCCGCAGGCGCAGGCCCTGCCGTCCGGTTCCACCTGGATGTGGCCGATGTCCCCGGCGCTGCCGGTCGTGCCGCGGTAGACCTTGCCGCCGACGACGATGCCACAGCCGATACCCGTGCCGATCTTGACACAGAGGAAGTCGCCCACGGAGCGTGCGACGCCCGCGTGCTGCTCCCCCATCGCCATGAGGTTCACGTCGTTGTCGACCATGACTGGGCAGCCCAGCTCCTGGCTGAGTGCCTCGCGGACCGGGAAGCCGTCCCAGCCGGGCATGATCGGCGGCGCGACCGGGATTCCTTCGGGGAAGCGGACGGGTCCCGGTACACCGATGCCCGCGCCGTCGAAACCCTCGGCGAGCCCGGAGGCCCTGAGCTTGGCCGCCATCGACAACACCTGCTCGAAGACGGCGACGGGACCTTCGCGTACGTCCATGGGGTGGTTGAGGTGCCCGAGGACCTCCAGTTCCGCGTTGGTGACGGCCACGTCGATGGACGTGGCGCCGATGTCGACGCCGAGGAACCGCAGTGCCGGGGCGAGCCGGATGTTGTGGGATCGGCGCCCGCCGCGCGAGGCGGCGAGTCCGTCGGCCACGACGAGGCCGGTCTCCAGCAGCCTGTCCACCTCGACGGCGAGCTTGGAGCGCGAGAGGTCGACCTCGTCTCCCAACTGCGCACGGGAGTTGGGGCCGCCGTCACGCAACAGCCGTAGCAGTCGCGCCTGATGCGCGTTCGCGGGCCGAGCCGTCATGCGTCTCACACGTCCCTCCCCGCCACATCGGACAGTCCGTCGGGCTTTGGAGGGGAACGTAGCAGCGCTTTCCCTGAGTGGGAAGAAGTTGCGCAGCAATCCGCTCCAACTTTCTCCACACCCAGGACAAAGGGGCGCGCACACGCCTCCCGGTCACGCCGATGGGGCACCGGGATCTCCCGGTGCCCCATCGGCGTGACCGTGTCTCTCCGCCGCCTCTTCCGTGCTTCTTCCGTGCCTCTTCCGTGCCTCTTCCGTGCTTCTACGCCTCTTCGCGCCGGTGGTACGCCTCACGCGTGTGCTCCGCGTGCGCACGCATGACCTCGGTGGCCCGCCGCTCGTCCCGCGAGGAGATCGCCGCGATGAGCGCACGGTGCTCGATCCACGACCGGGTT belongs to Streptomyces finlayi and includes:
- a CDS encoding substrate-binding domain-containing protein; its protein translation is MPETSRRGLLFGTAAVSAGALLTACTSNEPKSTGNATARSDQPAADDKPGKPVTIGFAGPQADHGWLNAINVNAKSRAEKYSEVTLEITEGSNDTAVQIGQVKTLINKKVDVLVILPADGKALTQVGLEAMKAGIPVINLDRIFASPQAYRCWVGGDNYGMGLNAGHYIGEQLKGKSNAKVVELAGIDSLELTKQRSQGFADALKNYSNVELVARQAADFTVESGQAKMAQLLQAQKKIDALWNHDDDQGVGALRAIQQAGRDEFIMVGGAGAKSAMDAIKADNSVLKATVLYPPTMAASAIDLARALGQSKGIGGLSEMEIPTSLTLYSAVVTKENIDQYLPTGFS
- a CDS encoding sugar ABC transporter ATP-binding protein translates to MSGITKSFPGVRALDGVDLEVLAGEVHCLLGQNGAGKSTLIKVLAGAHQPDGGEITWRGAPVALKSPIAAMRLGIATIYQELDLVEGLSVAENIFLGHEPTTAGFVVRTREARTAAGEHLKRLGHPEIDPARAVGDLSAAQQQIVSMARALSHDVRLIVMDEPSAALDPDEVDNLFRIVDGLTAEGVAVVYISHRLEEIRRIGDRVTVLKDGRAVAVGLPAKFTPTRDIVAMMTGRNVEYVFPERTGTPAGRADAQPVLTVEGLSRKGEFEPLDLELRPGEIVGLAGLVGSGRSEILETVFGARRPTTGRVTVDGKPLRPGSVRAAVAAGIGLAPEERKAQALLLTESVTRNVSVSSLSRFARAGWLDRGAERTAARTATRELSLRPDNPDAAVRTLSGGNQQKAVLARWLLRGCRVLLLDEPTRGVDVGARAELYAVIRRLADDGLAVLLVSSEVPEVLGLADRVLVLREGRVVHAADAQELDEHRVLDLVMEGSPAS
- a CDS encoding ABC transporter permease; translated protein: MTQPVSSAQHNGPDKGVLTGPAAAPPSKKEGGGGPRVFGLRADVRNLSLLGVLAVLIAVGGITEPEAFLDTGNLQLILTQASVIGVVTVGMTFVITSGGIDLSVGAMVALASVWATTLATQEYGFAGILFTAVIVGLAAGLVNGVLVAYGGMVPFIATLAMLASARGLALQITDGKTQIVTVRSVLDLGLPDSYILGIPPLVLVFAAVTVAGWLILNRTTFGRRTVAVGGNAEAARLAGIDVRRQRLYLYLLSGLCCGIAAFMLIILSGSGQNTNGNLYELDAIAAAIIGGTLLSGGRGTIVGSVLGVLVFTTITNIFALNNLQSDVQQIAKGAIIVAAVLVQRRTLRNGET
- a CDS encoding ROK family transcriptional regulator; its protein translation is MTARPANAHQARLLRLLRDGGPNSRAQLGDEVDLSRSKLAVEVDRLLETGLVVADGLAASRGGRRSHNIRLAPALRFLGVDIGATSIDVAVTNAELEVLGHLNHPMDVREGPVAVFEQVLSMAAKLRASGLAEGFDGAGIGVPGPVRFPEGIPVAPPIMPGWDGFPVREALSQELGCPVMVDNDVNLMAMGEQHAGVARSVGDFLCVKIGTGIGCGIVVGGKVYRGTTGSAGDIGHIQVEPDGRACACGNRGCLEAHFSGAALARDAEDAARSGRSAELAARLEAAGKLNAVDVAAAAAAGDAAALDLIREGGNRVGQVIAGLVSFFNPGLVVIGGGVTGLGHNLLASVRTQVYRQSLPLATGNLPIVLGELGPAAGVIGAARLISDHLFSPA
- a CDS encoding Gfo/Idh/MocA family protein, whose translation is MSRREETEQGAAAPPRQATLGVGMVGYAFMGAAHSQGWRTAGHVFDLPMRPALAAICGRDRTAVDAAAARHGWAAAETDWRALIARDDVQLVDICTPGDSHAEIAIAALEAGKHVLCEKPLANTVAEAEAMVAAAERAAARGQVAIVGFNYRKVPAITYARTLIAEGRLGALRHVRATYLQDWLVDPESPLTWRLKREHAGSGALGDLGAHIVDLAQYLTGERLVGVSAVSETFVRSRPALAGPGAGLSGAADGTARGEVTVDDATLFTGRLASGALASFEATRMAAGRKNALRLEINGERGSLAFDLERLNELSFHDHTEPAVTAGFRRILVTEPEHPYLEAWWPPGHGLGYEHTFVHQAADVVRTIATGSAPMPSFADGLQVQRVLAAVEESAEKNSVHTTVPF
- a CDS encoding sugar phosphate isomerase/epimerase family protein encodes the protein MPRPFTLFTGQWADLPLEEVCRHARDFGYDGLELACWGDHFEVDKALTDPGYLDGRHELLGKYGLTCYAISNHLVGQAVCDNPIDERHQAILPVRIWGDGEPEGVRRRAAEEMRNTARAAAAFGVETVIGFTGSSIWHLVAMFPPVPPHMIERGYEDFAERWNPILDVFDAEGVRFAHEVHPSEIAYDYWTTKRALEAVDHRPAFGLNFDPSHFVWQDLDPVGFLYDFRDRIYHVDCKEARKRLDGRNGRLGSHLPWGDPRRGWDFVSAGHGDVPWEDVFRMLRSIGYEGPISVEWEDAGMDRLTGAPEALASLKRFDFDPPASSFDAAFGSAD